In the bacterium genome, TTCGATCAGGGACCCCAGCAGGCTTGCGAACTGCGCGAAGAAGATCGCGTAGATACCCCAAAAAACGGTCGCTAGCTTTGTAATAAGAACCGTTTGTTTTTCATCGCCGGAAGTGTGTATTTGTTTTTTGATTAAACGTCTGTATATATCGACCACCGTCGTGGACGCCAGCGCATTCAGTTCTGAAGCTGTCGACGACATGGATGCCGCGAATATGGCTGCAATCACCATGCCGACAAGCCCGACAGGCAAATACGTAATTACAAAATTCAAAAAAATATAATTGGCGTCGTTCGTATTGGCCGACGGGTCGTTAACCTTCATCAAAGCCGTGGCCTCAGAGCGAATAGCGCGAAGCCCGTCGTTGCTCATTTTTAATTCCCGTTGAATGGCGGCGATCTTACTTTCGTCCTTATCGTGAATGGCTGTGAGAAGGCTATTAAGTTGAATTTCTTTGTCTTTAAAAACAGTTACATGCTGTTCTTCTAATTTTTTGTAATCTGCTGCATACCGGCCGGTTTGAAGTTTTTGCGTTTCGACCGTGTTAAAAAAAACAGGGGGCGTGACGAACTGGTAAAATACAAACAACATGACGCCAAGAAATAGAATGGAAAATTGCATGGGAACTTTTACCAGGCCGTTACACAGCAATCCAAGGCGGCTTTGCGTAACGGATTGTCCGGTCAAATAGCGTCCGACCTGGGATTGATCCGTTCCAAAATATGCGAGTTGCAAAAACAGGCCGCCGATAATTCCCGACCATATAGTATAGCGGTCGTTCAGATTAAACGAAAAATCAATCGTATTTAGCTTTTCCATTTTTCCCGCAACGTGCAATGCATCGATAAATGACAG is a window encoding:
- a CDS encoding sodium:solute symporter; translation: MTTFDWIVLVSSLVFIVSYGVWKGRGSKDMRGYLLSGNDMKWYTICLSIMATQASAITFMSTPGQSYIDGMRFVQFYFGLPLAMVILSVTAVPIYHRLKIYTAYEYLETQFDLKTRLLAVFLFTIQRGLGAGLTIYAPSIILSVLLGWNLYWTNIIMGGLVIIYTASGGTRAVSWTQTHQMIIITAGMIAAFGTMIYLLPPQLSFIDALHVAGKMEKLNTIDFSFNLNDRYTIWSGIIGGLFLQLAYFGTDQSQVGRYLTGQSVTQSRLGLLCNGLVKVPMQFSILFLGVMLFVFYQFVTPPVFFNTVETQKLQTGRYAADYKKLEEQHVTVFKDKEIQLNSLLTAIHDKDESKIAAIQRELKMSNDGLRAIRSEATALMKVNDPSANTNDANYIFLNFVITYLPVGLVGMVIAAIFAASMSSTASELNALASTTVVDIYRRLIKKQIHTSGDEKQTVLITKLATVFWGIYAIFFAQFASLLGSLIEAVNILGSLFYGTILGIFLVGFYMKFIRGTSVFFAAVVAEIAVILCFLFTEISFLWYNVIGCVLVMLLSLAFQPFTKEKAREY